The Gasterosteus aculeatus chromosome 8, fGasAcu3.hap1.1, whole genome shotgun sequence genome has a window encoding:
- the LOC120823940 gene encoding atrial natriuretic peptide receptor 2-like, whose protein sequence is MCHCVSVCGDEVCELEENCLNCPADCGICPMSITIKVAIGLPVALFSGGFILTIVWLQYQKQRMLWDESWIISYKSIIFGDVCCMGLCSTISLQRVKSISTISQTTEVTVFTGINTSVIQPGIFDGRTVAVKHIQNKHFTLSKTIRKEVKEVRQLDHPNLCKFIGGSIEIPYISIITEYCPKGSLSDVLLNEDVPINWGFRLSFATDITRGMSYLHQHKTFHGRLHSRNCVIDDRWVCKISDFGLTAYRREDFDAVSNGFNCGGVNRIYCAPEVLVGNSSNISPAADVYSYSIILVEIATRSNLISDQADGGVRMDVIWRPPLPEVKAGKADTDCPSQEDYCELIKKCWCHNATMRPTFEQVKKMLDKMNPHKVSPVDMMMKLMENYSKHLEAIVAERTQDLLQEKQKTDQLLYSMLPKPVADDLRQGRTTDAQSFTNATVYFSDIVGFTQLSGASTPYQVVDFLNKLYTTFDDIIDNYDVYKVETIGDAYMVVSGVPQENGINHAGEIASMALDLVSVCHTFQIPHKPDTQLKIRAGIHSGPVVAGVVGTKMPRYCLFGDTVNTASRMESTSEALKIQCSGATADLLHILSGYILTCRGSLSVKGKGDMTTWWLEAKQDDYTDPLLRPSETRGVLVPVSD, encoded by the exons ATGTGTCATTGTGTTTCAGTGTGCGGCGACGAAGTTTGTGAGCTGGAGGAGAACTGTCTGAACTGCCCTGCAGACTGTGGCATCTGCCCGATGTCCATCACTATCAAAGTGGCCATCGGGCTTCCAGTTGCTCTCTTCAGCGGCGGCTTCATCCTTACCATAGTG TGGCTCCAGTACCAGAAACAGAGGATGCTTTGGGATGAAAGTTGGATAATCAGTTACAAGAGCATCATTTTTG GTGACGTTTGTTGCATGGGCCTCTGCAGCACCATTAGTCTGCAGCGCGTCAAAAGCATCTCCACCATCAGTCAAACAACTGAGGTGACCGTGTTCACCGGAATCAACACTTCTGTCATCCAGCCAGGCATATT TGACGGGAGGACAGTGGCAGTGAAACACATCCAGAATAAACATTTCACCCTCTCCAAAACCATCAGGAAGGAGGTGAAAGAAGTTAG GCAACTGGATCACCCCAATCTATGCAAGTTCATTGGTGGTTCCATCGAGATCCCCTACATCAGCATCATCACAGAGTACTGCCCAAAAGGAAGCCTGTCGGATGTCTTGCTGAATGAGGACGTCCCCATCAACTGGGGCTTCAG ACTCTCCTTTGCCACTGACATCACTCGCGGGATGTCATACCTCCACCAGCACAAGACGTTTCATGGAAGACTTCACTCCAGAAACTGTGTAATCGATGACCGCTGGGTGTGCAAAATCTCag ATTTTGGGCTCACGGCTTACAGAAGGGAGGACTTTGACGCCGTCAGTAACGGCTTCAACTGTGGGGGTGTAAATCGTATTTACTGTGCACCGGAGGTCTTGGTGGGAAACAGCTCCAATATATCCCCAGCGGCAGACGTCTACAG CTACTCCATAATTCTGGTTGAAATTGCAACTCGCTCCAACCTCATTTCA GACCAGGCTGATGGAGGAGTGAGGATGGATGTCATATGGCGCCCCCCTCTGCCTGAAGTCAAAGCAGGGAAGGCCGATACTGACTGTCCCAGTCAAGAGGATTACTGTGAG CTCATTAAGAAGTGCTGGTGTCATAACGCCACGATGAGGCCCACGTTTGAGCAGGTGAAGAAGATGCTCGACAAAATGAACCCACACAAAGTCAGCCCTGTGGACATGATGATGAAACTG aTGGAGAATTACAGCAAACATTTGGAGGCCATAGTTGCTGAGAGAACACAGGATCTTCTTCAAGAGAAACAGAAGACAGATCAGCTGTTGTACA GCATGTTACCAAAACCGGTGGCTGATGACCTTCGTCAGGGTCGAACAACAGATGCTCAGAGCTTCACCAACGCCACAGTCTACTTCAG CGATATTGTGGGCTTTACACAATTGTCTGGTGCCAGCACTCCCTACCAGGTGGTGGACTTCCTCAACAAGCTCTACACCACCTTCGATGACATTATTGACAATTATGATGTCTACAAAGTCGAGACAATTGGTGATGCTT ACATGGTGGTCTCAGGGGTCCCTCAAGAAAATGGCATCAATCATGCCGGTGAGATAGCCAGCATGGCTCTTGATCTGGTCAGTGTCTGCCACACTTTCCAGATCCCTCATAAACCCGACACTCAGCTGAAGATACGTGCTGGCATCCACTCAG GACCTGTTGTGGCCGGAGTGGTTGGCACCAAAATGCCTCGCTACTGCCTGTTTGGGGACACCGTCAACACAGCATCACGCATGGAATCAACAAGTGAAG CTCTGAAGATCCAGTGTAGTGGGGCCACAGCTGACCTGCTTCACATACTAAGCGGTTACATTCTGACCTGCAGAGGATCTCTCAGTGTGAAG GGAAAAGGGGATATGACAACATGGTGGCTTGAAGCAAAGCAAGACGATTACACAGACCCACTGCTCAGACCATCTgaaaccagaggagtcctgGTGCCAGTTAGTGACTAG